A window from Mycolicibacterium tokaiense encodes these proteins:
- a CDS encoding NAD(P)H-dependent amine dehydrogenase family protein, translating to MQLRVAVWGTGNMGATAIRSLRAFPGLALSGVITSTPDKVGTDAAVLAGLDDTTGILATAEADHVIADCDAVAYMASGDIRPDDAAADIERCLRAGVHVVTPALYSLYDPTSAPAELRDRLSQAAEAGGASLFVSGVDPGWGNDALAVLAAGLCTRIDTIVCQEIFDYSTYDQPYSVRELCGFGKSLDEVPMMLLPSIPTMVWGGNVRLIGRGLGLDVDEITEELERRPLDGPVDNVMGHFEAGTQGAFRLKVIGKVDGRPRVVIEHITRIDPACAPDWPTPDQGAGDHRVIVHGDPELTITVRADVPGGTRADGGNTTATNRLLGALSWLAQQKPAIYDGLEVPLRSDNPPTVEAARWSAD from the coding sequence ATGCAGCTGCGTGTCGCGGTATGGGGAACGGGCAATATGGGCGCCACGGCGATTCGGTCGCTACGTGCATTCCCGGGTCTTGCCCTGTCCGGCGTCATCACGTCCACCCCCGACAAGGTGGGTACCGACGCCGCCGTCCTGGCCGGACTGGACGACACCACGGGCATCCTGGCCACCGCCGAAGCCGACCACGTGATCGCCGACTGTGACGCGGTGGCCTACATGGCGTCCGGGGACATCCGCCCCGACGACGCGGCCGCCGACATCGAGCGGTGCCTGCGCGCCGGAGTGCACGTGGTGACCCCCGCGCTGTACTCGCTTTACGACCCCACCTCCGCACCGGCGGAACTGCGCGACCGGCTGAGCCAGGCTGCCGAAGCAGGAGGCGCGTCACTGTTCGTCAGCGGCGTGGACCCGGGGTGGGGTAACGACGCGTTGGCTGTCCTGGCCGCCGGATTGTGCACGCGGATCGACACCATCGTCTGCCAGGAGATCTTCGACTACTCCACCTACGACCAGCCCTACTCGGTGCGCGAACTGTGCGGCTTCGGCAAGTCGCTGGACGAGGTCCCGATGATGCTGCTGCCGTCCATCCCCACCATGGTGTGGGGTGGCAACGTCCGGCTGATCGGACGCGGACTGGGCCTCGACGTCGACGAGATCACCGAAGAACTCGAACGACGGCCGTTGGATGGCCCGGTCGACAACGTGATGGGTCACTTCGAGGCCGGAACCCAGGGGGCGTTCCGGTTGAAGGTCATCGGCAAGGTGGACGGGCGTCCCCGGGTCGTCATCGAGCACATCACCCGCATCGACCCGGCCTGCGCGCCGGACTGGCCGACACCGGACCAGGGCGCCGGCGATCACCGGGTGATCGTGCACGGCGACCCGGAGTTGACCATCACGGTGCGCGCCGACGTGCCCGGCGGCACCCGCGCCGACGGCGGCAACACCACCGCCACCAATCGCCTGCTCGGTGCACTGAGCTGGCTGGCCCAGCAGAAACCGGCGATCTACGACGGCCTCGAGGTGCCACTGCGGTCCGACAACCCGCCGACGGTGGAGGCGGCGCGCTGGTCGGCCGATTGA
- a CDS encoding acyl-CoA dehydrogenase, translating into MSHYKSNVRDQEFNLFEVLGFDKALGQGSYVDVDTDTAREMLHEMSRLAEGPVAASFTEGDRNPPVFDPATHSVKLPEAFKKSVHAVTEAGWDKVGIEEELGGTPVPRAMVWALAEHVLGANPAVWMYAGGAGFASIFYKLGTEEQKKWAVIAAERGWGSTMVLTEPDAGSDVGAGRTKAVKQEDGSWHIDGVKRFITSADSDDMFENIFHLVLARPEGAGPGTKGLSLFFVPKFHFDPETGELGERNGAFVTNVEHKMGLKVSTTCELTFGQHGVPAKGWLVGEVHDGIAQMFDVIEMARMLVGTKAIATLSTGYLNALEYAKERVQGADLTQMTDKTAPRVTITHHPDVRRSLMTQKAYAEGLRALYMFTATYQDAEVAGAVHGVDGDLAVRVNDLLLPIVKGVGSEQAYAKLTESLQTLGGSGFLQDYPIEQYIRDAKIDSLYEGTTAIQAQDFFFRKIVRDKGVALAHVAGQIEEFIKNESGNGRLKAERELLATALTDVQGMAAALTGYLMAAQEDAASIYKVGTGSVRFLMSVGDLMIGWLLARQAAVAVAALDAGATGADKSFYEGKVAVASFFAKNFLPLLTSTRSVIENLDNDIMELDEAAF; encoded by the coding sequence GTGAGCCACTACAAATCCAACGTTCGCGATCAGGAGTTCAACCTCTTCGAGGTACTCGGGTTCGACAAGGCCCTGGGCCAGGGCAGCTACGTCGACGTCGACACCGACACCGCGCGCGAGATGCTGCACGAGATGAGCCGGTTGGCCGAGGGGCCCGTGGCCGCGTCCTTCACCGAAGGCGACCGCAACCCGCCTGTCTTCGACCCGGCCACCCACTCGGTGAAGCTGCCGGAGGCGTTCAAGAAGTCCGTGCACGCCGTGACCGAGGCCGGTTGGGACAAGGTCGGTATCGAAGAAGAGCTCGGCGGCACCCCGGTACCCCGCGCGATGGTCTGGGCGCTGGCCGAGCACGTCCTCGGCGCCAACCCCGCGGTGTGGATGTATGCCGGCGGCGCGGGATTCGCCAGCATCTTCTACAAGCTGGGCACCGAAGAGCAGAAGAAGTGGGCCGTCATCGCCGCCGAGCGCGGTTGGGGCTCCACCATGGTGCTGACCGAGCCCGATGCCGGTTCCGACGTAGGCGCCGGCCGCACCAAGGCCGTCAAGCAGGAGGACGGCTCCTGGCACATCGACGGCGTGAAGCGGTTCATCACCTCCGCCGACTCCGACGACATGTTCGAGAACATCTTCCACCTGGTGCTGGCCCGTCCCGAGGGCGCAGGTCCCGGCACCAAGGGTCTGTCGCTGTTCTTCGTCCCGAAGTTCCACTTCGACCCCGAGACCGGCGAACTGGGCGAGCGCAACGGCGCGTTCGTCACCAACGTCGAGCACAAGATGGGTCTGAAGGTCTCCACCACGTGTGAGCTGACCTTCGGTCAGCACGGCGTGCCGGCCAAGGGCTGGCTGGTGGGCGAGGTCCACGACGGCATCGCCCAGATGTTCGACGTCATCGAGATGGCGCGAATGCTGGTGGGCACCAAGGCTATTGCCACGCTGTCCACCGGTTACCTGAACGCTCTGGAGTACGCCAAGGAGCGCGTGCAGGGCGCCGATCTGACGCAGATGACCGACAAGACCGCTCCCCGGGTCACCATCACCCACCACCCCGACGTGCGCCGGTCGCTGATGACCCAGAAGGCGTACGCCGAGGGCCTGCGGGCGCTGTACATGTTCACCGCCACCTACCAGGACGCCGAGGTCGCCGGTGCCGTGCACGGCGTCGATGGTGACCTCGCGGTGCGGGTCAACGATCTGCTGCTGCCCATCGTCAAGGGTGTCGGCTCCGAGCAGGCCTACGCCAAGCTCACCGAGAGCCTGCAGACCCTGGGCGGGTCCGGCTTCCTGCAGGACTACCCCATCGAGCAGTACATCCGCGACGCCAAGATCGACTCGCTCTACGAAGGCACCACCGCCATCCAGGCGCAGGACTTCTTCTTCCGTAAGATCGTGCGCGACAAGGGTGTTGCGCTGGCGCACGTCGCCGGACAGATCGAGGAGTTCATCAAGAACGAGTCCGGCAACGGGCGCCTCAAGGCCGAGCGGGAGCTGCTGGCGACCGCGCTGACCGACGTGCAGGGCATGGCTGCGGCGCTCACCGGGTACCTGATGGCTGCCCAGGAGGACGCCGCCAGCATCTACAAGGTGGGCACCGGTTCGGTGCGCTTCCTGATGAGCGTCGGCGATCTGATGATCGGCTGGCTGCTGGCCCGCCAGGCCGCGGTGGCCGTCGCCGCATTGGATGCCGGTGCGACCGGCGCCGACAAGTCCTTCTACGAGGGCAAGGTGGCCGTGGCGTCGTTCTTCGCAAAGAACTTCTTGCCGCTGCTGACCAGCACCCGGTCGGTGATCGAGAACCTGGACAACGACATCATGGAACTCGACGAAGCCGCTTTCTGA